One Candidatus Nitrotoga arctica genomic window, GTAACTGGTAGTCTTCTTTTGATCCGAACTCGAGCATTTTTGGTTTTGTTGCATCACCTTCCTCGCGTTTGGTCGGTGACTTAGCTGGCGTAGCCGGAACTGCGGGCTTTACGGTGACGCCTACCTTCACATCAACAACCTCCTGACTGTTGCTCAAGTGACGTTCCAAATCGGCCTCGCGCATGCGGAAAGTTTGATCTTCGACCGTTGCCGGATCTTCCACTACGATATCAGGGACGATACCCTTGGCTTGGATAGAGCGGCCGCCAGGCGTGAAATAACGCGCAGTGGTGAGCTTGATTGCGGTATTGTTGCCTAGCGGCAGAACTGACTGTACTGAGCCTTTGCCGAAGGTTTGGGTGCCCATGATGACAGCGCGTTTATGATCTTGCAACGCACCTGCGACGATTTCTGAAGCGGAGGCAGAGCCGCCATTCACCAGCACTATCATCGGCACTGTTTTGACTGCCGCAGGCAGATTTTTCAGGTAATCTTTCTCGTTGTTGCGCAGATAGTCATTAGGAACGGCGGTCAGGCGCATCTTGGCATCTGAGTTACGCCCTTCGGTATATACCACTAGAGCGTCTTTGGGCAGGAAGGCGGCAGATGCTGCTACTGAACTATTGAGCAAGCCACCTGGATCGTTACGTAGATCCAATACCAAGCCTTTCATAGTGCCTTGGTTCTGTTTGAACAGGTTGTTAAGCGCAGTGGCGAGGTTCTCGCCAGTGTGTTCCTGAAATTGGGTGATGCGAATAAAAGCATAGCCAGGTTCGACCAGCTTGGATTTTACACTTTGCACTTTAATAATGGCGCGAGTTAAAGTAAAGGTCAACGGCTTGGGCGCGTCCTTGCGAATCACGGTTAAGATAATTTTGCTGCCTGGCTTGCCGCGCATGCGCTTAACTGCATCACCTAGCGTCAGGCTCTTCACCATCACGTCGTCGAGTTTGATGATCAGATCGCCGCTCTTCATGCCTGCATGATAGGCAGGGGAATCTTCAATTGGCGAAATAACTTTCACCAGTCCGTCTTCCATCCCTACCTCAATGCCTAAACCACCAAATTCGCCCTGTGTGCCGATTTGTAGTTCTTTGAACGCATCGGCATCCAGGTAGGCGGAGTGCGGATCCAGGCCGGTCAGCATGCCGGTGATGGCTTCGGTGATAAGTTTTTTGTCGGTGACCGGTTCTACATAGTCACTCTTGATGCGGCCAAACACCTCTGAGAAGGCACGCAGCTCTTCAATCGGTAACGGCTCAGCGCTGTCCTTATCCGCGATGGCAGAGAATTGCAGGCTGATCAACACACCTGCGATCAGCCCTAGTCCGATTAATCCAGTTTTTTCAATACGACTACGCATGTCTGACCTCTAAAGTTGTTTTGTTGCAACATGATTCTTCATGAGTAATTTCATCGGGCTATCCACTTTATAGGGTCTAGAGGCTCGCCCCTGTGGCGCAGCTCAAAGTATACACCGGAATCTTCATTTCCGCCGCTGTTGCCAACGGCCGCTACGGTGTCGCCCCCGCGCAGAATGTCGCCTACTTGCTTGTATAGCGTTTCATTATTGCCATACAAGCTCATGTAGCCTTTGCCATGATCAATGATCAATAAGTTCCCGAAGCCGCGTAACCAATCGGCAAATACCACACGTCCGGCCGCTACCGATTTTACTGGCTGACCGTTTGCTGCGCGCAATAGTAAACCTCTCCAAAGTACGGTACTGTCTGGACGTGCGCTGCCGAATTTATTGACCACCTCACCCATTACGGGCAGCGTCAGCTTGCCTTTAAGTTGCTCGAACGGCTTGCCGTCGAAGCGATTATCAGGCAATTTATCATTGTTGAATACCCCTTTGCCTTTTTTCTGCGTCAACATTTTGGAGAGCTTGGCCACCAGTTGCGACAAGCGGTTTTCGTCGCGTTGTAGGCGACCGATTTCGTGGCGTTGTTGTTTGAGTTGCTGGGCGAACTGATTGATTACTTGCTGACGCGCAAGCTTGTCTTTTTCCAATATTTTCTGCTGCGCATTTTCTTCTGCTTGCAGCGCCGCAATTTCCCCGCTCTTTTGTTGAGTGAGTTGGACGACCTCGTTCAGCTGCGCAAGATTTACGCGTAACATATTGAGCCAAGTCGAACGGCTGCGCGCGATATATTCGTAATAGCGCATTTCACGTGCGGTTTGATCGGGGTCATGATTGTTGAGCAACAGCTTGAAGTATTCTTGTTTGCCGCCCAAATATTGCTGGTAGAGCAGCTTGCTGAGCATGGCCTGCTGACTCTGCATATCCCTTTCTATTTGCTGCCCTTGCTGTCGCAGTTTCTCCAAGGTGTGGTCTGCAGCACGGTGTTGCGATGACAACTCAGCGAGCTTA contains:
- a CDS encoding murein hydrolase activator EnvC family protein, which produces MTVLIRHALLLCICLVAGINSTHALQQEELDNLRKHISVLQKELEKTTESQSEAADELRESERTISNSKRKLAELSSQHRAADHTLEKLRQQGQQIERDMQSQQAMLSKLLYQQYLGGKQEYFKLLLNNHDPDQTAREMRYYEYIARSRSTWLNMLRVNLAQLNEVVQLTQQKSGEIAALQAEENAQQKILEKDKLARQQVINQFAQQLKQQRHEIGRLQRDENRLSQLVAKLSKMLTQKKGKGVFNNDKLPDNRFDGKPFEQLKGKLTLPVMGEVVNKFGSARPDSTVLWRGLLLRAANGQPVKSVAAGRVVFADWLRGFGNLLIIDHGKGYMSLYGNNETLYKQVGDILRGGDTVAAVGNSGGNEDSGVYFELRHRGEPLDPIKWIAR
- a CDS encoding S41 family peptidase; amino-acid sequence: MRSRIEKTGLIGLGLIAGVLISLQFSAIADKDSAEPLPIEELRAFSEVFGRIKSDYVEPVTDKKLITEAITGMLTGLDPHSAYLDADAFKELQIGTQGEFGGLGIEVGMEDGLVKVISPIEDSPAYHAGMKSGDLIIKLDDVMVKSLTLGDAVKRMRGKPGSKIILTVIRKDAPKPLTFTLTRAIIKVQSVKSKLVEPGYAFIRITQFQEHTGENLATALNNLFKQNQGTMKGLVLDLRNDPGGLLNSSVAASAAFLPKDALVVYTEGRNSDAKMRLTAVPNDYLRNNEKDYLKNLPAAVKTVPMIVLVNGGSASASEIVAGALQDHKRAVIMGTQTFGKGSVQSVLPLGNNTAIKLTTARYFTPGGRSIQAKGIVPDIVVEDPATVEDQTFRMREADLERHLSNSQEVVDVKVGVTVKPAVPATPAKSPTKREEGDATKPKMLEFGSKEDYQLHQAINLLKGINILQGK